The following coding sequences lie in one Mycobacterium sp. DL440 genomic window:
- the mnhG gene encoding monovalent cation/H(+) antiporter subunit G has product MNILDILTAVLILSGSTLALTAAIGVVRFPDTLSRMHAATKPQVLGLLLVLAGAAIRLRGHADIGMVILTGLFTLITAPVIANRVGQLAYHEQNIRDDLLTRDEMAEFVETDSDDQN; this is encoded by the coding sequence ATGAACATCCTCGACATCCTGACCGCTGTACTGATTCTCAGTGGTTCGACACTGGCATTGACCGCGGCGATCGGCGTGGTCCGATTCCCCGACACGTTGTCACGCATGCATGCGGCCACCAAGCCGCAGGTACTCGGTCTGCTGCTGGTACTGGCGGGTGCGGCGATACGACTGCGCGGCCATGCCGATATCGGCATGGTCATCCTCACCGGGTTGTTCACCTTGATCACCGCGCCGGTGATCGCCAATCGCGTCGGGCAGTTGGCCTATCACGAGCAGAACATCCGCGATGACCTGCTGACCCGCGACGAGATGGCCGAATTCGTGGAGACTGACAGCGATGACCAGAACTGA